Proteins from a single region of Nomia melanderi isolate GNS246 chromosome 11, iyNomMela1, whole genome shotgun sequence:
- the LOC116432072 gene encoding U6 small nuclear RNA (adenine-(43)-N(6))-methyltransferase has translation MSLRKFMHPRNPYKKIPDFKHLALSYPSFCNIANIDLTGKVKIDFKNGESLRVLTEVLLKHDFNLEVKIPPNKLVPTLPLRLNYVLWIEDLIKHSSFCEMKETIGIDIGTGAVCIYPLLFAKMYGNRMIGTEVDETSIQTAIQQVENNNLQHLIKVLKVDGQTTFKDIVKEGETYHFTMCNPPFFETERSERIIKCLPPRNAPTGNKAELTIQGGERAFVTQMIDESSEMKDKIKIYTTMFGRRSNLLFLLKLLKRRKIENTTWTEFCQGHTKRWGLAWTFLPKDVIDLTTASVIRKSGDYIAKLLKEKRPTEIQFPMQDKFSSFDNLINFLEESMEELHIHVKELNLPIDDFNGWSCQLVAENDSWSHARRKRRLAQRQMNQCEDHNINSNADCSEKNTVEELNQGDAKIASDQIHDQNCSHTTDPFLVCNFFVELVEHEEDSERDSIRISMIFEKGSGGRNALETFKQYLINKLDVRDHFQKQHIALQRKKRKRLKKNESVTCDNDMNQSGSSHEQNVESC, from the exons ATGTCTTTAAGAAAATTTATGCATCCtagaaatccatataaaaaaattccgGACTTTAAACATCTCGCACTGTCATATCCATCATTCTGTAATATTGCGAATATA GATCTAACTGGCAAAGTGAAAATAGACTTCAAAAATGGAGAAAGTCTGCGTGTACTGACAGAAGTACTGTTAAAACATGACTTTAATTTAGAAGTAAAAATACCTCCAAATAAATTGGTGCCAACTTTGCCATTACGGTTGAATTATGTTTTGTGGATCgaagatttaataaaacattcttcTTTCTGTGAAATGAAAGAAACCATTGGCATAGATATTG GCACTGGTGCGGTTTGTATATACCCtttattatttgcaaaaatGTATGGAAATCGGATGATTGGTACAGAAGTTGATGAAACAAGTATTCAAACAGCCATTCAACAAGTTGAAAATAACAACCTGCAGCATTTAATAAAAG TATTGAAAGTAGATGGACAAACAACCTTCAAGGATATTGTGAAAGAAGGAGAAACCTACCATTTCACAATGTGTAATCCTCCTTTTTTTGAAACAGAAAGATCAGAGAGAATAATAAAATGTCTGCCACCCAGAAACGCTCCAACTGGAAACAAGGCTGAGCTTACAATTCAAGGTGGTGAAAGAGCATTTGTAACACAGATGATTGATGAAAGTTCAGAAATGaaagacaaaataaaaatttataccaCAATGTTTGGACGAAGAAGTAACTTGTTGTTTCTGTTGAAGTTGCTAAAAAGACGAAAAATAGAGAATACTACATGGACAGAATTTTGTCAAGGTCACACCAAACG ATGGGGCTTAGCTTGGACATTTTTACCAAAAGATGTGATTGACTTGACAACTGCATCAGTTATCAGGAAAAGTGGAGATTACATTGCAaagttattaaaagaaaagcGCCCGACTGAGATACAATTTCCAATGCAAgataaattttcttcttttgatAACTTGATCAATTTCCTAGAGGAGTCAATGGAAGAATTacat ATACATGTCAAGGAATTGAATTTACCCATTGATGATTTCAATGGTTGGTCGTGTCAGTTAGTCGCAGAAAATGATTCTTGGTCACATGCACGTAGAAAACGTCGATTGGCTCAAAGACAGATGAACCAATGTGAAGATCataatataaatagtaatgCCGATTGTTCTGAAAAAAATACTGTAGAGGAATTGAATCAAGGTGACGCAAAAATTGCCAGTGACCAAATACATGATCAAAATTGTTCTCATACTACAGATCCATTCCTGGTATGCAATTTCTTTGTTGAACTGGTAGAACATGAAGAGGACTCTGAGAGAGACAGTATAAGAATATCTATGATATTCGAAAAAGGAAGCGGTGGCAGGAATGCTTTGGAAACgttcaaacaatatttaataaacaaattggATGTTCGAGATCATTTTCAGAAGCAACACATAGCGTtgcaaagaaagaaacgaaaaagacTAAAGAAAAACGAAAGCGTCACGTGTGACAACGATATGAATCAAAGCGGAAGTTCACATGAACAGAACGTGGAATCTTGTTAA
- the clu gene encoding clustered mitochondria protein homolog, with product MTLGAQIEVSAENGNMKISLLNGDGDQTATDLKENIEETGSASMFTKAVVEKGEVEATKEEGNEKEREKEKEKEKEKEKEKEKEKEKEKEKEQENENDKKSNKSEKTTDGDKDKDAGNEQEVVFIQDMGFTVKIVSPGAEPFDIQVSSMELVQEIHQLLMDREDTCHRTCFSLQLDGNTLDNFAELKNIEGLKEGSIIKVVEEPYTMREARIHVRHVRDLLKSVDPADAYNGVECSSLSFLNVVTNGDILEKKKSRADSVDCTPPDYIIPGCKDRPLLPLQPQAKEQKCPPCLKVLTTSGWNPPPGHRKLHGDLLYLHVVTLEDKQYYLTACARGFFVNQSTKEMFNPKPATPSHLCHSLIELLNQLSPAFKRGFASMQRKRTQRHPFERVATPYQLYAWSAPQIEHTIDAIRAEDTFSSKLGYEEHIPGQTRDWNEELQTTRELPRKNLPERLLRERAIFKVHSDFVAAATRGAVAVIDGNVMAINPGEEAKMQMFIWNNIFFSLGFDVRDHYKELGGDAAAFVAPRNDLQGVRVYAAVDLPGLYTLGTVVIDYRGYRVTAQSIIPGILEREQEQSVVYGSIDFGKTVLTHPKYLELLNKAGHQLKILPHKVINDAGEEVELCSSVECKGIVGNDSRHYVLDLLRTFPPDVNFLKLEDVELSKEARALGFPIEHKHRLACLRQELIDSFVEARYVQFIKHAAVHLQQLTSARRVQKEKEPNSKDDKKEESNAITVDSNKEDTAQSLIEADEAKKIVESITESITGGEKQELEESTKEIVRRAAAAVGSLREAEFDVRFNPDVFSPGVKHPDPTGLALKKQKQLVQDAADFLLTVQIPTFIREWLDHTAAAMDGSTLVEALHGRGINVRYLGKLAAMLAAVPQLQYLNRIAVSELLLRSAKHIFTFYMQGTELMSLSASISHFLNCLLSSAQIIHPQQNLEELQSKTAKRRNKRKGRNNGPQQSEVEWASLTPKSLWQQIKADLKSYYDWETPCPESLDTTIDHFHLQKISLLRGFCIKTGIQILLREYNFENKNRATFFEEDILNIFPVVKHINPRASDAYNFYTTGQSKIQQGYLKDGYELISEALNLLNNVYGAMHPEIAQCLRMLARLNYIMGDHGEALATQQKAVLMSERVNGIDHPYTITEYIHLALYSFANGQVSVSLRLLYRARYLALLVCGEDHPEVALLDSNISLILHAVGEYELSLRFLEHALALNLRYHGPRSLKVAVSYHLVARTQSCMGDFRAALNNEKETYAIYKQQLGEDHEKTKESSDCLRHLTQQAVVLQKKMNEIYTGKSGVSLPPIQVQPPSMGSVLDMLNVINGILFVQISQQDIENFKAEIEKRQKEQTPDGEVKVIQNENKKNEKENKKEEKDNNKKEEKENKKNEKESKKEDKENKKEEKENKKLEKKIEVQQIESKKLEENNTTLEPVVAES from the exons ATCTGAAGGAAAACATAGAGGAAACAGGAAGCGCTAGTATGTTCACAAAAGCTGTGGTCGAAAAAGGCGAAGTTGAGGCCACAAAAGAGGAAGGAAATgaaaaggaaagggaaaaggagaaagaaaaggaaaaagaaaaagaaaaagaaaaagaaaaagaaaaagagaaggagaaagagaaagagcaggaaaatgaaaatgacaaaaaaaGCAACAAGAGTGAGAAAACAACAGACGGTGACAAAGATAAGGATGCAGGAAATGAACAGGAAGTTGTTTTCATTCAGGACATGGGATTTACCGTCAAAATTGTTAGTCCAGGAGCAGAGCCCTTTGATATTCAAGTTTCTAGTATGGAATTGGTTCAG GAAATTCATCAACTGCTCATGGACAGGGAAGATACTTGTCACCGCACCTGCTTCTCCCTTCAACTTGACGGCAACACGTTGGATAATTTTGCCGAGTTGAAGAACATCGAAGGCTTGAAAGAGGGTTCGATAATTAAAGTGGTCGAGGAACCATACACGATGCGAGAAGCCCGCATTCATGTCCGACATGTTCGAGACTTACTGAAGTCGGTGGATCCTGCAGATGCCTACAACGGCGTCGAATGCAGCAGTTTATCCTTTCTGAACGTTGTGACTAATGGTGACATCctcgagaaaaagaaaagcagGGCAGACTCGGTTGATTGTACTCCGCCAGATTACATTATACCTGGCTGTAAAGACAGGCCTTTATTACCCCTTCAGCCACAGGCCAAGGAACAAAAATGTCCTCCATGTTTAAAG GTTTTAACGACATCCGGATGGAATCCTCCACCAGGTCACAGAAAGCTTCACGGTGACTTATTATACTTACACGTGGTGACACTAGAAGATAAGCAGTATTACTTGACTGCCTGTGCAAGGGGATTCTTTGTTAATCAGTCaacaaaagaaatgtttaatccTAAACCAGCGACCCCAAGCCATCTGTGTCACAGCTTAATTGAGCTACTGAACCAACTCAGCCCAGCATTTAAACGAGGTTTCGCCTCTATGCAAAGGAAAAGAACGCAAAGGCATCCCTTTGAAAGAGTCGCCACGCCGTATCAATTGTACGCGTGGAGTGCGCCTCAGATTGAACATACGATCGATGCGATACGCGCTGAAGACA CCTTCTCTTCCAAGTTGGGGTACGAGGAACACATACCCGGACAAACCAGGGACTGGAACGAGGAGCTGCAGACAACAAGAGAGTTACCTCGCAAAAACTTACCCGAAAGACTGCTTAGGGAACGTGCTATTTTTAAG gtTCACAGTGACTTCGTCGCCGCTGCAACTCGCGGAGCAGTAGCCGTGATAGATGGCAACGTGATGGCAATAAATCCTGGCGAGGAGGCGAAAATGCAGATGTTCATATGGAACAACATTTTCTTCTCCCTTGGATTCGACGTCAGGGATCATTACAAAGAACTGGGCGGCGACGCCGCCGCGTTCGTCGCGCCGCGCAATGACTTGCAAGGTGTCAGAGTGTACGCAGCGGTTGACTTGCCCGGCCTTTACACGCTCGGTACCGTTGTGATCGACTACAG AGGATATCGTGTCACCGCTCAGTCTATCATCCCAGGAATACTGGAACGCGAGCAAGAGCAGTCGGTAGTTTATGGTTCTATAGATTTTGGGAAAACGGTGCTCACGCATCCTAAGTACCTCGAGTTG TTAAATAAAGCTGGTcaccaattaaaaattcttcccCATAAAGTTATCAACGACGCCGGAGAAGAAGTCGAGCTTTGTAGTAGCGTAGAATGCAAAGGTATCGTCGGGAATGACTCCCGACATTACGTACTCGACTTGTTAAGAACATTCCCTCCGGATGTGAATTTCCTGAAAT TGGAAGATGTAGAGCTGAGCAAAGAAGCCAGAGCACTGGGTTTTCCAATCGAACACAAGCACAGATTGGCCTGTCTGCGTCAGGAATTGATTGACTCTTTCGTTGAGGCCAGATACGTTCAATTTATTAAACACGCCGCCGTTCATCTTCAACAACTCACGTCTGCCAGGAGAGTGCAAAAAGAAAAGGAACCCAACTCGAAG GATGACAAGAAGGAAGAATCGAACGCCATTACAGTGGACAGTAATAAAGAGGACACGGCTCAGTCGCTCATAGAAGCAGACGAAGcaaaaaaaattgtagaaagTATTACCGAAAGTATCACCGGAGGAGAGAAGCAAGAAT TGGAAGAAAGCACGAAGGAGATAGTACgcagagcagcagcagcagttgGTAGTTTACGAGAGGCCGAGTTCGATGTCAGGTTTAATCCGGACGTGTTTTCTCCGGGTGTGAAGCATCCGGATCCAACTGGTCTCGCTttgaagaaacagaaacagTTGGTGCAGGACGCCGCTGACTTTTTATTGACCGTGCAAATCCCTACGTTT ATTCGGGAATGGTTGGATCACACGGCTGCAGCAATGGACGGCAGTACATTGGTGGAGGCCTTACACGGCAGAGGCATTAACGTACGTTATCTTGGGAAACTGGCTGCCATGTTAGCTGCAGTTCCACAGTTGCAGTACCTTAACCGTATCGCCGTTTCGGAGCTTCTTTTACGTTCTGCCAAacacatttttacattttacatgcAG GGTACAGAATTAATGAGTCTTTCCGCCTCCATTAGCCATTTCTTAAATTGCTTATTGTCCTCTGCACAAATCATCCACCCGCAACAAAATCTCGAAGAG CTTCAGAGTAAAACTGCAAAGCGACGCAATAAAAGGAAAGGTAGAAATAACGGTCCCCAACAGTCTGAAGTGGAATGGGCTTCCTTGACACCTAAATCTCTCTGGCAGCAAATTAAAGCCGACCTAAAGAGCTACTACGACTGGGAAACACCTTGTCCGGAGTCGCTAGACACCACGATAGATCATTTTCATCTTCAGAAAATATCTCTGCTCCGTGGCTTTTGTATAAAGACTGGTATACAAATATTGTTGCGCGAATACAACTTCGAGAATAAAAACAGAGCCACGTTTTTTGAGGAAGACATACTTAATATATTCCCTGTCGTGAAGCATATCAACCCTAgg GCCAGCGATGCGTACAATTTCTATACAACGGGTCAGAGTAAGATACAACAGGGTTACTTGAAAGACGGCTACGAATTGATCAGCGAAGCACTGAATCTTTTGAATAACGTTTACGGTGCTATGCATCCGGAAATCGCACAGTGTCTCAGAATGCTCGCTCGATTGAACTACATAATGGGTGATCACGGAGAAGCTCTTGCTACTCAGCAGAAAGCGGTGCTGATGTCGGAAAGAGTTAACGGAATTGATCATCCGTATACCATTACCGAATAC attCATCTCGCACTGTACTCTTTCGCGAATGGTCAAGTTTCTGTCTCGTTGAGGTTATTGTACAGAGCACGGTACCTAGCTTTATTAGTCTGCGGTGAAGATCACCCAGAAGTGGCGTTACTCGAT AGCAATATCTCATTGATACTTCATGCTGTTGGAGAATACGAGCtgtcccttcgcttcttggaaCATGCGTTGGCCCTGAACCTCCGGTATCATGGTCCGCGGTCCTTGAAGGTTGCCGTCTCTTATCACCTAGTCGCGAGAACTCAGTCTTGCATGGGCGACTTCCGTGCTGCTTTGAACAACGAAAAGGAGACTTATGCTATATATAAACAGCAATTGGGCGAGGATCacgagaaaaccaaagaaagCAGTGACTGCTTGAGACACTTGACGCAGCAGGCGGTCGTCTTGCAGAAGAAGATGAACGAGATATACACAGGGAAATCGGGTGTCAGTCTGCCGCCGATACAAGTGCAGCCACCCAGTATGGGCTCGGTGCTCGACATGCTGAACGTGATCAACGGCATTCTGTTCGTTCAGATCAGCCAGCAGGATATCGAGAACTTCAAGGCGGAGATAGAGAAGAGACAGAAGGAGCAAACCCCGGATGGAGAAGTGAAAGTCATTCAAAACGAGAACAAGAAGAATGAGAAGGAGAACAAGAAAGAGGAGAAGGATAACAATAAGAAGGAAGAGAAGGAGAACAAGAAGAACGAGAAGGAGAGCAAGAAGGAAGACAAGGAGAATAAAAAGGAggagaaggaaaataagaaaCTGGAGAAGAAGATTGAAGTTCAGCAGATCGAGTCGAAGAAGCTGGAGGAGAATAACACTACATTAGAACCAGTAGTCGCAGAGAGCTGA